The proteins below come from a single Osmerus mordax isolate fOsmMor3 chromosome 3, fOsmMor3.pri, whole genome shotgun sequence genomic window:
- the gtf2f1 gene encoding general transcription factor IIF subunit 1 → MTSLGSSSSSSTEYVVRVPKNTSKKYSIMAFNSGDKVNCSTWTQARMERDMSNRRMYGEEETPEGAAGSEFGKKQREEARRKKFGIITREFKVEDQPWILKVNGKAGKRFKGQKKGGVTENASYYIFTQCPDGAFEAFPVHGWYNFVPQAKHRTLTAEEAEEEWGRRNKVVNHFSIMVQRRLREPERGDDDDDEGEKGGKKKKKKKGGKGGDLRITDLEDDLELSSDESDDSMGDDVEAKKAKKEKAAKAKGKKKKKKRKGSDNEAIEDSDDGDYEGLEVDYMSDESSSEEEVEKTNKHNSKEDVPKGIDEASESEEESEEEKQNEEEGKEEEEEEDGKKTPVQVEKKKKKDSSGESESSDDSDIEGESASALFMAKKRTPPKRGGGRGSGGSSRTGSRPGTPSIDSASTSNTLRAAASKLEQGKRQPAGPSSDTPAAKRLKMEPNTQSPAPSGKSTPQPPSGKSTPSTSDVQLTEEAVRRYLIRKPMTTKDLLKKFQTKRTGLSSEQTVNVLAQILKRLNPERKNVNDKMHFYLTE, encoded by the exons ATGACTTCACTA GGAAGCAGCAGTTCCTCCTCCACAGAGTATGTCGTCAGAGTCCCCAA AAACACCAGTAAGAAGTACAGCATCATGGCCTTCAACTCTGGGGATAAAGTAAACTGTTCCACCTGGACCCAG GCCCGCATGGAGAGGGACATGAGTAACAGGAGGATGTACGGGGAGGAGGAGACTCCGGAAGGTGCGGCGGGCAGCGAGTTTGGCAAGAAGCAGCGGGAGGAGGCGCGAAGGAAGAAGTTTGGGATCATCACACGGGAGTTCAAGGTGGAGGATCAGCCCTGGATCCTCAAGGTCAATGGCAAAGCAGGGAAGCG gTTCAAAGGTCAGAAGAAGGGCGGAGTGACAGAGAACGCCTCCTACTACATTTTCACACAGTGTCCTGATGGGGCTTTCGAGGCCTTCCCAGTCCATGGCTGGTACAACTTTGTCCCCCAGGCGAAGCACCGCACGCTTACcgctgaggaggcagaggaggagtggggcag GAGGAACAAGGTGGTGAACCACTTCAGCATCATGGTGCAGAGGCGCCTTCGGGAACCGGAGCGaggggacgacgacgacgacgagggggagaagggaggcaagaagaagaagaagaagaagggaggaaaaggaggggacCTGCGCATCACCGACCTGGAGGACGACCTGGAGCTGAGCAGTGACGAGAGCGACGATAGCATGGGAGATG ATGTGGAGGCTAAGAAGGCCAAAAAAGAAAAGGCTGCGAAGGCCAaaggaaaaaagaagaagaagaagaggaaaggaagCGACAACGAGGCCATAGAGGACAGTGACGATGGGGACTACGAAGGTCTCGAGGTGGACTACATGTCTGACGAGAGCag CTCAgaagaggaggtagagaagaccaacaaacacaacagcaaaGAGGATGTCCCTAAAG GAATCGATGAGGCATCTGAAAGtgaagaggagagtgaggaagaaaaacaaaatgaggaagaagggaaagaggaagaggaggaagaggatggaaaAAAGACACCAGTCCAGgtggagaaaaagaagaaaaaag acagcAGTGGGGAGTCAGAGAGCTCAGACGACAGCGACATTGAAGGAGAATCGGCATCTGCACTCTttatggcg AAGAAGCGCACCCCGCCTAAGAGGGGAGGTGGTCGTGGCTCCGGGGGTAGCTCCAGGACTGGCAGTCGCCCCGGGACACCATCTATAGACTCCGCCTCCACATCCAACACTCTCCGGGCTGCAGCCAGCAAATTAGAGCAAG GAAAGAGACAGCCAGCAGGTCCAAGCTCAGACACACCTGCTGCCAAGAGGCTGAAGATGGAGCCCAACACCCAGAGCCCTGCCCCCTCAGGGAAGagcacccctcagcccccctctgGCAAATCCACTCCCAGCACcag CGACGTGCAGCTGACAGAGGAGGCCGTGCGCCGCTACCTGATCCGGAAGCCCATGACGACCAAAGACCTGCTGAAGAAGTTCCAGACCAAGCGCACAGGCCTGAGCAGCGAGCAGACGGTCAACGTGCTGGCCCAGATCCTCAAGCGGCTCAACCCAGAGAGGAAGAACGTCAACGACAAGATGCACTTCTACCTCACCGAGTGA
- the alkbh7 gene encoding alpha-ketoglutarate-dependent dioxygenase alkB homolog 7, mitochondrial, protein MRVLLRAVKQIYKQPLCNAASRKRSIASSSEGSGLLQPRHEKLIFCSTAELFQELGGNVEVRTEFISEEEESAFMKELEQGLRKKRYEFDHWDDAIHGYRETERDRWGAMCTGVLERLRTVAFPKGSTLLGPVHVLDLDKAGYIKPHIDSVKFCGSTIAGLSLLSDSIMRLVKEDDAAQWLDLLLPRRSLYILRDQARYEFTHEILRDEDSVFDGERVPRQRRISVICRNLPS, encoded by the exons ATGAGGGTACTGCTTAGAGCTGTAAAACAAATTTATAAACAACCACTATGCAACGCCGCATCCCGTAAACGGTCCATTGCAAGTTCATCTGAAGGAAGTGGCCTGCTACAGCCCAGacatgaaaagctgattttctGCTCCACCGCAGAGCTCTTTCAAGAGCTCGGCGGTAACGTGGAGGTAAGAACGGAGTTTATtagtgaggaagaggaaagtGCCTTCATGAAAGAACTTGAGCAGGGGCTGAGGAAGAAACGATACGAATTTGACCATTGGGATGAC GCGATCCATggttacagagagacagaacggGACAGGTGGGGGGCTATGTGTACGGGGGTGCTGGAGAGACTAAGGACTGTGGCTTTTCCCAAGGGTAGTACCCTCTTGGGTCCTGTCCATGTTCTGGACCTAGACAAGGCTGGATACATCAAACCCCACATTGACAGTGTGAAG TTCTGCGGTAGCACCATAGCAGGGCTGAGTCTGCTGTCAGACAGCATCATGCGTCTGGTAAAGGAGGACGATGCAGCCCAGTGGTTGGACTTGCTTCTGCCCCGCCGCTCCCTCTACATACTCAG GGACCAGGCCAGGTACGAATTCACTCATGAGATTCTCCGAGACGAGGACTCTGTCTTTGACGGAGAGAGAGTGCCTCGTCAACGAAGAATCTCTGTCATCTGTCGGAACCTTCCAAGTTAA